The following proteins are co-located in the Mycolicibacterium goodii genome:
- a CDS encoding helix-turn-helix transcriptional regulator, translating into MRLLWPLTGRSAAMRSIHTAIDAGDLAGIVIGGPAGVGKSRIARQALSDAKARGFEGRWVVGATSAAKVPLGAFTVWAPPAVTDTVHLLRGVIASLTAAPSGAPILICVDDAHLLDDLSAFVVHQIVQRGAAKVVLTLRDGEPVPPAVEEITAAGQFDRLDLAPLTPDETTSLLAATLGGTVDPDTGRRLWTLTRGNVLYLRNIVEREVADGRIVSQRGCWRWVGDPVMPPGLVQLIESRMGALPASVDDVIDVLAVGEPIALAALERIVDAAAVEEAESRGLVVLEPVMGGVQVRLTHPLYGEVRRRRAPATRLRRFRGLVATELARSADADDIGVLVRRATLSLESDLPVDADLLVKASYGAVWLADLHLADRLAAAAVGAGAEPNFIRAHALSWLGRGEEADAVLAAIPPDGLSDVERGKLAFLRASNMLWSLADPVRAKQLVDDAARDVSAQARGYIDAFLTVYWFAMDHPDQASRIAKKLAVKELPAIVGAEIAWVLTVIDADAGRLAEAVAIADTGYAVAARSLDAPQMRFNIADAHVGALLLAGRIDQAGAVAAGVRRQAADLPGVAQTLGAAVAARVELAAGHVDTAAAGLGDAAAALSESGHATGWGYRYGLPYVMALAMRGDLDEADTALSALQTLRRPFRALHYERALARAWVAAASGAVTEAIATVTSAAQKAREVGQYAAEVLCLQTAAQFGDSTGAARLAELETVVQGPRVRLAARFAAGLRDGDAEGLSLVSTDFEEMGDRVAAADAAAHAALAHRYAGRRGSALTCASRATALADECGGLATPALRHAVTPLPLTEREREIVMLIGAGLSNRAIAQRLTLSVRTVESHIYQAMSKTGTATREQLAALLPTSVHRAAHPVANAGRFDDGQV; encoded by the coding sequence CTCGGCAGCGATGCGGTCCATCCACACCGCCATCGACGCGGGCGATCTGGCCGGGATCGTGATCGGCGGGCCCGCCGGGGTGGGCAAGAGCCGGATCGCCCGGCAGGCGCTGTCCGACGCGAAAGCGCGCGGGTTCGAAGGCCGATGGGTGGTCGGAGCCACGTCGGCGGCGAAGGTTCCGCTCGGCGCGTTCACCGTGTGGGCGCCACCGGCCGTCACCGACACCGTCCACCTGCTGCGCGGGGTGATCGCGTCGCTGACCGCCGCGCCGTCCGGCGCGCCGATCCTCATCTGCGTCGACGACGCGCACCTGCTCGACGACCTCTCGGCGTTCGTCGTCCACCAGATCGTGCAGCGCGGCGCGGCCAAGGTCGTGTTGACGCTGCGCGACGGTGAACCGGTGCCGCCCGCGGTCGAGGAGATCACCGCCGCCGGGCAGTTCGACCGGCTCGATCTGGCCCCGCTGACCCCCGACGAGACCACGTCGCTGCTGGCCGCGACGCTCGGGGGCACGGTCGACCCGGACACCGGCCGCCGGTTGTGGACGCTGACCCGCGGCAACGTCCTCTACCTGCGCAACATCGTGGAACGCGAGGTGGCCGACGGCCGCATCGTGTCCCAGCGCGGCTGCTGGCGCTGGGTGGGGGACCCGGTCATGCCGCCCGGTCTGGTGCAGTTGATCGAATCCCGCATGGGCGCGCTCCCCGCGTCGGTCGACGACGTCATCGACGTGTTGGCGGTCGGTGAACCGATCGCATTGGCGGCCCTCGAACGCATCGTCGACGCGGCGGCGGTCGAGGAGGCCGAGAGCCGCGGCCTGGTCGTGCTCGAACCGGTCATGGGCGGTGTGCAGGTGCGGTTGACGCATCCGCTCTACGGCGAGGTGCGGCGCAGGCGCGCACCCGCGACGCGGCTGCGGCGGTTCCGCGGCCTGGTGGCCACCGAACTCGCCCGCAGCGCCGATGCCGACGACATCGGTGTGCTCGTGCGGCGCGCCACGCTGAGCCTCGAATCCGATCTGCCGGTCGACGCCGACCTGCTGGTCAAGGCGAGTTACGGCGCCGTCTGGTTGGCCGACCTGCACCTCGCCGACCGGCTCGCCGCGGCGGCCGTGGGTGCCGGTGCGGAGCCGAATTTCATCCGGGCCCATGCCCTTTCGTGGCTGGGTCGGGGTGAGGAGGCCGACGCGGTGCTGGCCGCGATACCGCCGGACGGGCTCAGCGACGTCGAGCGGGGCAAGCTGGCGTTCCTGCGGGCCAGCAACATGTTGTGGTCGCTGGCCGATCCGGTGCGGGCCAAACAACTCGTCGACGACGCGGCACGTGACGTCTCCGCGCAGGCGCGCGGCTACATCGACGCCTTCCTCACCGTTTACTGGTTCGCGATGGACCATCCCGACCAGGCCAGCCGTATCGCGAAAAAGCTTGCGGTGAAGGAACTTCCCGCGATCGTCGGCGCGGAGATCGCCTGGGTGCTCACGGTGATCGACGCCGACGCGGGCCGACTCGCCGAAGCTGTCGCGATCGCCGATACCGGCTATGCCGTGGCGGCCCGTTCCCTCGACGCCCCGCAGATGCGTTTCAACATCGCCGATGCCCACGTCGGCGCGCTGCTGCTGGCCGGGCGTATCGATCAGGCGGGTGCGGTCGCCGCAGGGGTGCGCAGGCAGGCCGCCGACCTGCCCGGGGTGGCGCAGACCCTGGGTGCTGCCGTGGCTGCCCGCGTCGAACTCGCTGCGGGACATGTCGATACCGCGGCGGCCGGGTTGGGTGATGCGGCGGCGGCGTTGTCCGAATCGGGGCATGCCACCGGCTGGGGGTACCGTTACGGCCTGCCGTATGTGATGGCGCTCGCGATGCGCGGTGACCTCGATGAGGCGGACACGGCGCTGAGTGCGCTGCAGACCCTTCGCAGGCCGTTCCGTGCGCTGCACTACGAGCGCGCGCTGGCCCGTGCCTGGGTGGCCGCGGCTTCGGGTGCGGTCACCGAAGCGATCGCGACGGTGACCTCCGCCGCGCAGAAGGCAAGGGAAGTGGGGCAGTACGCCGCCGAGGTGCTGTGCCTGCAGACCGCGGCCCAGTTCGGTGACAGCACCGGCGCCGCGCGGTTGGCCGAACTCGAAACCGTCGTGCAGGGTCCACGGGTCAGGTTGGCCGCCCGGTTCGCCGCGGGCCTGCGCGACGGCGACGCCGAGGGACTGTCGCTGGTGTCAACGGATTTCGAGGAGATGGGGGATCGGGTCGCCGCGGCGGACGCGGCCGCGCACGCGGCGTTGGCGCATCGCTACGCGGGTCGCCGCGGCTCGGCGCTGACCTGCGCAAGCCGTGCGACGGCCCTGGCCGACGAGTGCGGCGGACTGGCCACCCCGGCGCTGCGTCACGCCGTGACGCCGCTGCCGCTGACCGAGCGGGAACGCGAGATCGTGATGCTGATCGGTGCCGGGCTGTCCAACCGCGCGATCGCGCAGCGCCTGACCCTGTCCGTCCGCACCGTGGAAAGCCATATCTACCAGGCGATGTCGAAGACCGGCACGGCCACGCGTGAGCAGCTCGCGGCGCTGCTGCCCACATCCGTGCACCGCGCGGCTCACCCCGTTGCGAATGCGGGCCGGTTCGACGACGGGCAGGTGTAG
- a CDS encoding TIGR03618 family F420-dependent PPOX class oxidoreductase, with product MTDLSSFAELLSRDHGLCVLSTLRRDDSIQSSVVNAGVMVHPRTAEPVVALVAIGGSLKLRHLRANPRATVAARAGWEWATVEGTAEILGPDDGDIDAESLRVLLRNVFEAAGGTHDDWDTYDRVMREERRAAVLITPTRVYSNPS from the coding sequence ATGACCGATCTGTCGTCATTCGCCGAACTGTTGTCACGTGATCACGGGTTGTGCGTGCTGAGCACACTGCGCCGCGACGACAGCATCCAGTCGTCGGTGGTCAACGCGGGTGTCATGGTGCATCCGCGCACCGCAGAGCCGGTCGTGGCGCTTGTCGCCATCGGCGGGTCGCTGAAGTTGCGTCATCTGCGCGCCAACCCGCGGGCCACGGTCGCGGCCCGGGCCGGGTGGGAATGGGCGACGGTCGAGGGCACCGCGGAAATCCTCGGCCCCGACGACGGCGACATCGACGCCGAATCGCTGCGGGTGTTGCTGCGCAACGTGTTCGAGGCAGCGGGCGGCACCCACGACGACTGGGACACCTACGACCGGGTCATGCGCGAGGAGCGGCGCGCCGCGGTGCTGATCACCCCGACGCGGGTGTACTCCAACCCGTCCTGA
- a CDS encoding pyridoxamine 5'-phosphate oxidase family protein: MALSKEEREQFLAEPHIAALSVYAGDKRGPLTVPIWYQYSPGGEPWVLTGNGSRKHRLIESAGRFTLMVERLEPTVRYVAVDGAVRSIEPATDDHLVEMTKRYLAPEKVEGYLEFARREHGESVIVHLTPEHWLSADLGSL, encoded by the coding sequence ATGGCCCTCTCCAAAGAAGAACGCGAACAGTTCCTCGCCGAACCGCACATCGCGGCCCTCTCGGTGTATGCAGGCGACAAGCGCGGACCGCTCACGGTTCCCATCTGGTACCAGTACTCCCCCGGCGGCGAGCCATGGGTGCTCACCGGCAACGGCTCGCGCAAGCACCGGCTCATCGAGTCGGCGGGCCGGTTCACTTTGATGGTGGAGCGCCTGGAGCCGACGGTGCGGTACGTCGCGGTCGACGGTGCCGTCCGCAGTATCGAACCCGCCACCGACGACCACCTCGTCGAGATGACCAAGCGCTATCTGGCGCCCGAGAAGGTCGAGGGGTATCTGGAGTTCGCCCGGCGCGAGCACGGCGAGAGCGTCATCGTGCACCTGACGCCCGAGCACTGGCTGTCGGCCGACCTCGGTTCGCTCTGA